A region from the Onthophagus taurus isolate NC chromosome 8, IU_Otau_3.0, whole genome shotgun sequence genome encodes:
- the LOC139431280 gene encoding uncharacterized protein translates to MSNPGDKTSLNPFFERQNEVFGFISRTIDNLKKVGRANWSCGTLRSRVERLESNWNDFNDVHKQLIPYQIEYASTAYFTDDIFNLCENEYLNAKAFMLDILDPSPVPSAAGSDRRSLGDLPVENPPVTVNQTNPPHVGVKSGSRHLPQISLPIFDGNFANWTQYRDLFFSMVNNNDDISEVEKLQYLKMSLVKEPAQLLKNLLVKSANFQRAWNLLIERYENRRVLIDSHLPILFPRIRLNRNQLLNLND, encoded by the coding sequence ATGTCCAACCCCGGTGACAAGACATCGCTAAACCCGTTTTTCGAGAGACAAAATGAAGTTTTCGGTTTTATTTCAAGAACaattgacaatttaaaaaaggtCGGTCGAGCAAATTGGAGTTGCGGTACACTTCGTAGTCGAGTTGAGCGACTTGAGTCTAATTGGAACGATTTCAACGATGTTCACAAACAATTAATTCCGTATCAAATCGAGTACGCTAGCACAGCTTATTTTACTGACgacatatttaatttatgtgaAAATGAATATCTAAACGCTAAAGCCTTTATGTTAGACATTTTGGATCCATCTCCAGTTCCAAGCGCAGCGGGATCAGATCGACGATCGTTAGGTGATCTTCCGGTCGAAAATCCTCCGGTCACTGTTAATCAAACAAATCCTCCGCATGTTGGAGTAAAATCTGGTTCGCGACATCTGCCGCAGATTTCTTTACCTATATTTGACGGTAATTTTGCTAATTGGACTCAATATCGCGatctatttttttctatggtGAACAATAATGACGATATTTCAGAAGTAGAAAAACTGCAGTACCTAAAAATGAGTCTCGTTAAAGAACCGGCACaactcttaaaaaatttacttgttAAAAGTGCTAATTTTCAACGTGCATGGAATCTATTAATCGAACGATATGAAAATCGGCGCGTATTGATTGACTCTCATTTACCGATTCTTTTTCCGCGCATTCGATTAAATCGGAATCAGCTTCTGAACTTAAACGATTGA
- the LOC139431281 gene encoding uncharacterized protein, whose translation MATAREIDLNPIFERQNDIHGLISRTIDNLKKLAIAKRTRGNIQSRLERLETNWDEIYFTEDIFSECEEAYFDAKGTLLDLLNPLPLSPTPEVDTKLVSNVSHSSSRSRHLPKFDLPTFDGKYANWAQCQDLCSTMVNDNEDLTDVERLQYLKMSLTGEPAQLLKNISVTGDNFSRSWQILIDRYENRRLLIETQLSILFSARAVKSDSSSELKRLVGEIKEAFRALKVLKCPIQHWDYILVYLIVRKLDTDAVKEWERSIGNHRDPSTFDELEDFLMNRIHTLEAVESLQSSRKVHSISTDSKVSSVKAHNASSPVNGCVMCNSAHYISSCPAYLSKSPAERQDFVISRKLCFNCLGSHTVNKCRVSKRCRVCRKSHHTSLHDAPLRSTSTRIQSSVEPSKSLTVFAPIQEQPSITANDLTVSNHLLHSHHIHAPVLLAAALVRIESSRGHSVIVRALIDQGSDVSFITESLVQQLQLPRKSASISNGIVTVQLSSQFNPFLSFNEEALILPKLTAYLPQKYSAQLPIELLNLPLADSDISSSKRIDLILGVSLYSKILQNGVKRSSEFFDCSANRVWMDSFRRTVESITIKLQPVWISVFDRS comes from the exons ATGGCGACCGCTCGTGAAATTGACTTAAACCCGATTTTCGAACGGCAAAATGACATTCACGGGTTAATTTCTCGGACAATagataatttgaaaaagcTCGCGATCGCTAAACGTACTCGCGGAAACATTCAAAGTCGTTTAGAACGACTTGAGACTAATTGGGATGA GATATATTTCACCGAGGACATTTTTTCTGAATGTGAGGAAGCTTATTTCGATGCTAAGGGGACATTGCTTGATTTGTTAAATCCTCTTCCGCTGTCTCCGACCCCGGAAGTTGATACAAAACTAGTTTCAAACGTCAGTCATTCGTCATCGCGTTCGCGTCATTTACCGAAATTTGATCTTCCAACTTTCGACGGTAAATACGCCAATTGGGCTCAATGTCAGGACTTGTGTTCTACGATGGTCAATGACAATGAAGACCTTACCGATGTCGAACGtcttcaatatttaaaaatgagtttGACCGGTGAACCCGCtcagttattaaaaaacatttctgtTACCGGTGATAACTTTTCAAGATCGTGGCAAATATTGATTGACCGGTATGAAAATCGACGGTTATTAATTGAGACTCaattatcgattttattttccGCGCGTGCCGTAAAGAGTGATTCTTCTAGCGAACTTAAACGTCTTGTCGGGGAAATTAAAGAAGCTTTCCGTGCCTTAAAAGTATTGAAGTGTCCGATTCAGCATTGGGACTATATTCTCGTATATTTAATTGTACGAAAATTAGATACAGACGCCGTTAAAGAATGGGAGAGATCGATTGGAAATCATCGCGATCCGTCAACGTTCGATGAGCTTGAGGACTTTCTGATGAACCGTATTCACACCTTGGAAGCTGTCGAAAGTCTTCAATCTAGCCGTAAAGTGCATTCCATTTCAACGGATTCTAAAGTCTCTAGTGTAAAAGCTCATAATGCTTCTTCTCCTGTAAATGGTTGTGTTATGTGCAACTCAGCGCATTACATTTCATCATGTCCGGCTTACCTTTCAAAAAGCCCGGCAGAACGGCAGGATTTTGTGATATCCCGAAAATTATGCTTCAATTGTCTTGGTTCACACACCGTCAACAAATGTCGCGTTTCTAAACGATGTCGTGTTTGTCGCAAATCTCACCATACGTCTCTTCACGACGCGCCACTACGCTCAACTTCAACTAGAATACAATCTTCAGTTGAACCTTCAAAGTCATTAACAGTTTTCGCGCCCATACAAGAACAACCCAGCATCACCGCTAATGACTTAACCGTATCGAATCATCTTTTACATTCGCACCACATTCATGCTCCGGTACTGTTGGCTGCAGCTTTAGTACGGATTGAATCATCGCGTGGACATTCCGTCATCGTTCGAGCCCTTATTGATCAAGGATCCGACGTTTCTTTCATCACCGAGTCACTTGTACAACAGCTTCAACTTCCGCGAAAATCAGCAAGTATTTCAAACGGAATTGTTACAGTTCAATTAAGTTCGCAATTCAATCCATTTCTTTCATTCAACGAAGAAGCGTTAATATTGCCGAAATTAACCGCTTatttacctcaaaaatattctgCTCAGTTACCGATTGAGCTACTGAATTTACCGTTAGCCGATTCAGATATCTCATCATCAAAAAGAATTGATTTGATTCTTGGTGTGAGTTTATATTctaaaattcttcaaaatggTGTTAAACGAAGTAGTGAGTTCTTTGATTGCTCAGCAAACCGCGTTTGGATGGATTCTTTCCGGCGTACTGTCGAATCAATCACAATCAAACTTCAACCCGTATGGATTTCAGTGTTCGATAGATCGTGA
- the LOC139431282 gene encoding uncharacterized protein, which translates to MGQLPPSKVISSRPFLHTGVDYAGPFHLKHLRGRGSKTYKGYLILFVCLATSAVHLEVATDYSTSGFLAAYKRFSGRRGISECLYSDCGTNLVGADRELRSMFSAASKEWKEMASLLSGDGTRWKFNPPGAPHFGGKWEAGVKSVKGHLRKIVGSTLLTYEEFNTVLIQIEAVLNSRPLCSISDDPNNFDVLTPAHFLIGNALTVVPEPSVFDEKISRLSRWQLLRRMVEDFWKIWEKFYLQSMQNATKWFNQQNLPQIGQLVLIRDERLPPAKWSLARILQIHSGADGHARVATLKTANSTLVRPFAKLSILPDCTN; encoded by the coding sequence ATGGGCCAACTTCCGCCTTCAAAAGTCATATCATCCCGCCCGTTTCTACACACCGGTGTTGATTACGCCGGACCTTTTCATCTGAAGCATCTTCGAGGACGTGGTAGTAAGACGTATAAAGGTTATCTTATTCTGTTTGTTTGTTTAGCCACTTCAGCCGTCCATTTAGAAGTGGCCACAGATTATTCTACTTCAGGATTTCTTGCTGCGTACAAGCGATTTTCCGGAAGAAGAGGTATCAGTGAATGCCTCTACAGCGACTGTGGCACGAATCTTGTTGGAGCTGACCGTGAGCTGCGTTCCATGTTTTCCGCAGCGTCCAAAGAATGGAAAGAAATGGCTAGTCTCTTGAGCGGCGACGGCACCCGATGGAAGTTCAATCCTCCCGGAGCACCACATTTCGGTGGAAAGTGGGAGGCAGGAGTAAAATCCGTTAAAGGCCATCTTCGAAAAATTGTCGGATCGACACTTCTTACGTATGAAGAATTCAACACCGTTTTGATTCAAATTGAGGCCGTGCTAAATTCAAGACCTCTATGTTCAATATCTGACGATCcgaacaattttgatgttctGACTCCGGCTCACTTTCTCATCGGTAACGCTCTCACCGTTGTTCCGGAGCCATCCGTCTTCGATGAAAAGATATCGAGACTCTCTCGATGGCAGCTTCTTCGTCGTATGGTCGAAGATTTCTGGAAGATTTGGGAAAAGTTTTACTTACAATCTATGCAGAACGCTACGAAATGGTTCAATCAACAAAATCTTCCTCAAATTGGACAGCTTGTACTCATCCGAGATGAAAGATTACCTCCGGCGAAATGGTCTCTAGCAAGAATTCTTCAAATTCATTCCGGTGCCGATGGCCACGCTCGCGTCGCAACGCTCAAAACCGCAAATTCAACGCTTGTTCGTCCGTTCGCTAAGTTAAGCATTTTGCCAGATTGTACAAATTAG